In one Sphingobacterium daejeonense genomic region, the following are encoded:
- a CDS encoding META domain-containing protein, with translation MKKSIFSALAVLTILFASCAGGKKVVANQSSEQSEITGNRWVLIELNGKEITGKLNNKEPFLDFMNDGTRYAASGGCNTMGGEYLFGGNGKITFKPGMSTMMACDDMETDKLLSEVFKNTNNYTLNADILSLNQGKKAPLAKFRKVDAQNNLAGTWTLDYIDGAGTTFEELYPNNKPTITFDPNSNKVTGNGGCNNFNSSAEVNGRNIKFSPIASTRMACQGNGEPLFFQTLQKVNVQSVNGDQLTLIVGDIAVMRFKKNK, from the coding sequence ATGAAAAAATCTATTTTTAGTGCATTGGCAGTTTTAACTATTTTATTTGCTAGCTGCGCTGGAGGGAAAAAAGTTGTAGCAAATCAATCATCTGAGCAATCTGAAATAACAGGTAACAGATGGGTACTAATCGAATTGAATGGGAAAGAAATTACCGGTAAGTTAAATAATAAGGAACCATTTTTAGACTTCATGAACGACGGAACTCGATATGCAGCATCCGGCGGTTGTAATACAATGGGAGGTGAATACCTTTTTGGTGGAAATGGAAAAATCACATTTAAGCCAGGAATGTCTACCATGATGGCTTGTGATGATATGGAAACTGATAAATTGTTGTCAGAAGTGTTCAAAAACACGAATAATTACACCTTGAATGCCGACATCTTATCCTTGAATCAAGGAAAAAAAGCTCCGTTGGCGAAATTCCGTAAAGTAGATGCTCAAAATAATTTGGCAGGAACATGGACCTTGGATTATATCGATGGTGCAGGTACCACATTCGAAGAATTGTACCCAAATAATAAACCAACCATTACCTTCGACCCTAACTCGAATAAAGTAACAGGTAATGGAGGTTGTAATAACTTTAATTCAAGTGCAGAAGTTAATGGTCGTAACATTAAGTTTTCACCTATTGCATCGACAAGAATGGCTTGTCAAGGAAATGGCGAACCTTTATTCTTCCAAACATTGCAAAAAGTAAATGTTCAAAGTGTAAATGGTGACCAGTTAACTCTTATCGTTGGTGATATTGCCGTAATGAGATTTAAAAAGAATAAATAA
- a CDS encoding proton-conducting transporter transmembrane domain-containing protein, which translates to MFHLATHAFFKCLLFLSAGAIIHEMAHLKEANHLDIDPQDINNMGGLRKWMPKTFMLMSIASLALAGFPLTSGFLSKDAILISTFEWALHHGQGFVIIPIVLTIVSILTAFYIGRLIFKVFFWRI; encoded by the coding sequence ATGTTTCACCTAGCCACCCATGCTTTCTTTAAATGCCTCCTATTCCTTTCTGCAGGTGCAATCATCCATGAAATGGCACACCTAAAAGAAGCTAATCATTTAGACATAGACCCCCAGGACATCAACAACATGGGAGGATTGAGGAAGTGGATGCCAAAGACATTCATGCTCATGTCGATTGCTTCTCTAGCATTAGCTGGTTTCCCATTGACCTCTGGTTTCCTTTCAAAAGATGCTATTTTGATTTCCACGTTTGAATGGGCTTTGCATCATGGACAAGGTTTTGTTATTATCCCAATCGTTTTAACCATTGTGAGTATTTTGACGGCGTTCTATATTGGAAGGCTGATTTTCAAAGTGTTTTTTTGGAGAATTTAG
- the purU gene encoding formyltetrahydrofolate deformylase, whose product MNTQTLILIQCQDAVGLVAIISNVLAEQELNIVTMREFVDETNNKFFVRVVCAGELYNKEVLHQALTARLPANSQVMVNPDQNKRLVVLVTKEHHCLADILVRHFFKTMQAEVVAVIGNYDNLQEFTEKFGLPFHYISHENKSKQEFEQELADTVSSYPSDYIILAKFMRILSPDFVSKFKGKLINIHHSFLPAFIGANPYKQAHDRGVKIIGATAHFVTDDLDEGPIIVQNTKSIDHSYDVTKMRNAGTEIEKAVLSKAIQLLSEDRVMLHGNRTIVFK is encoded by the coding sequence ATGAACACTCAAACCTTAATACTCATCCAATGTCAGGATGCAGTAGGACTCGTCGCAATTATTTCCAATGTCTTGGCTGAACAAGAGTTAAATATTGTCACCATGCGTGAATTTGTTGATGAAACCAACAATAAATTCTTTGTGCGGGTGGTTTGTGCGGGTGAATTGTACAATAAAGAGGTTTTACATCAGGCATTGACCGCCAGGCTGCCAGCAAATAGCCAGGTGATGGTCAATCCTGACCAAAACAAGCGCCTCGTCGTTCTAGTAACCAAAGAACACCACTGCTTGGCAGATATATTGGTTCGTCATTTCTTCAAAACAATGCAGGCAGAGGTCGTTGCCGTAATTGGTAACTATGACAACCTGCAGGAGTTCACAGAAAAATTTGGACTTCCGTTCCATTATATCAGCCATGAAAACAAGAGCAAGCAAGAATTTGAACAGGAATTGGCGGATACTGTTTCCTCCTACCCCAGCGATTATATCATCCTGGCAAAATTCATGCGCATTCTATCCCCTGATTTTGTATCTAAATTCAAGGGTAAATTAATAAATATCCATCATTCCTTTCTGCCAGCATTTATCGGTGCAAACCCATACAAACAAGCGCACGACCGCGGCGTAAAGATCATCGGTGCAACAGCACATTTTGTAACCGACGACCTCGATGAAGGTCCTATCATCGTCCAAAACACAAAATCCATTGACCATAGCTATGACGTTACCAAAATGCGAAACGCAGGTACCGAAATCGAAAAAGCTGTCCTCAGCAAAGCTATTCAGCTATTGTCAGAAGATAGGGTAATGCTACACGGAAATAGGACGATTGTGTTTAAGTGA
- the nuoH gene encoding NADH-quinone oxidoreductase subunit NuoH, protein MDSLIINILTPVAIFLFIALFTLFAVYAERKIAGFVQDRLGPMETGKYGLLQTFADILKLLQKELISPSAADKILFAAAPVIIFVAVFIGYSVVPWGPDLLPSNTHTGLFFIMAVVSIDAIGILMAGWGSNNKFSLLGSIRAIAQMISYELPVGLSLIAAVMITQTLNLNDIALNQGVWATQDIYFLGFWKVNDIGGLLTWNVFQAPHLLISYAIFFIATLAECNRAPFDIPEAESELIGGFHTEYGGIRFAFIFLAEYAMMFLVSMLGVVIFLGGWNTPLPNIGPARLADWTTGPIWGIFWTLLKSLFIVAVQIWIRWTLPRFRADQLMTLCWKILIPLAFVCMAISGLWRILIMI, encoded by the coding sequence TTGGACAGCTTAATCATTAATATCCTAACACCTGTAGCAATATTTCTGTTTATTGCACTTTTTACGCTATTTGCTGTGTATGCAGAGCGTAAGATAGCGGGTTTTGTTCAGGATAGGTTAGGTCCCATGGAGACGGGAAAATATGGTTTATTGCAGACCTTTGCTGATATCCTCAAACTCCTTCAAAAGGAATTGATTTCTCCATCCGCTGCGGACAAAATCCTATTTGCTGCCGCACCGGTTATAATATTCGTTGCCGTTTTCATTGGTTATAGCGTTGTACCCTGGGGACCAGATTTATTACCATCCAATACACATACAGGTCTATTTTTCATTATGGCAGTCGTGTCGATAGATGCGATTGGTATCCTTATGGCTGGCTGGGGGTCAAACAATAAGTTTTCATTATTGGGATCCATCCGCGCCATTGCACAAATGATATCTTATGAGCTACCAGTAGGTTTGTCCTTGATAGCAGCTGTCATGATTACCCAAACCCTCAATTTAAATGATATCGCTTTAAACCAAGGTGTTTGGGCAACCCAAGATATATACTTCTTGGGATTCTGGAAAGTGAATGATATTGGTGGCTTATTGACATGGAATGTATTTCAGGCACCCCATCTACTGATTAGCTATGCTATATTTTTTATAGCGACTTTGGCCGAGTGTAATAGGGCACCATTTGATATTCCAGAGGCCGAAAGTGAATTGATTGGAGGATTCCACACTGAATACGGTGGAATTCGGTTTGCTTTTATTTTTTTGGCGGAGTATGCCATGATGTTCTTGGTGTCGATGTTGGGTGTTGTGATCTTCTTGGGAGGATGGAATACGCCATTGCCTAATATTGGTCCGGCAAGATTGGCGGATTGGACTACGGGTCCTATTTGGGGGATTTTCTGGACATTGTTGAAATCCCTATTTATTGTTGCTGTTCAAATCTGGATTCGATGGACATTACCTCGATTCCGTGCTGATCAGCTGATGACTTTATGTTGGAAGATCCTTATTCCTTTGGCTTTTGTTTGTATGGCCATTTCAGGATTATGGAGAATACTAATAATGATATAA
- a CDS encoding NADH-quinone oxidoreductase subunit J family protein, translated as MELAIFYAFAALTLGSALLVVSLKNTARALFLFFVVLFGMAGLFIFALADFVAITQIMVYVGGVLILMIFAFMLSNKELLADLQNTSARFLSLPNWQSLLLCIGFLAVMVYGIIEWQENSPNWINENIRSGQIIKSTDNNINQLGIKFMTQYLLPFEVISIFLLAALIGAAHLSRKEDSK; from the coding sequence ATGGAGTTAGCCATATTTTATGCTTTTGCCGCTTTGACCTTAGGGTCTGCCCTATTGGTAGTTAGTCTCAAAAATACAGCTCGGGCATTATTTCTATTCTTTGTTGTTTTATTCGGCATGGCTGGGCTGTTTATATTTGCTTTAGCTGATTTCGTGGCAATTACACAAATCATGGTCTATGTAGGCGGTGTATTAATCCTTATGATTTTTGCATTTATGCTTTCCAACAAAGAACTATTGGCAGATCTTCAGAATACCTCAGCAAGGTTTCTTTCCTTACCCAATTGGCAATCTTTATTACTGTGCATAGGATTTCTTGCTGTGATGGTTTACGGAATTATTGAATGGCAGGAAAATAGTCCAAATTGGATAAACGAAAATATTCGCAGTGGTCAAATTATCAAATCTACTGATAACAACATCAATCAATTGGGAATCAAATTTATGACTCAATATCTCTTGCCATTTGAGGTTATATCTATCTTCTTATTGGCAGCTTTGATCGGTGCAGCACATTTATCTCGAAAGGAGGATAGTAAATGA
- the ispG gene encoding (E)-4-hydroxy-3-methylbut-2-enyl-diphosphate synthase, protein MESKHLITLSGGYCNSKTEYSRFFTREVQIGDIPMGGNNPIRIQSMTTVDTMDTMGSVEQTIKMVDAGCEYVRITAPSIKEAENLANIRKELRARGYTVSLVADIHFTPNAAEVAARIVEKVRVNPGNYADKKKFDQIDYTDAAYQAELDRIYKKFAPLVNICKEYGTAMRIGTNHGSLSDRIMSRYGDTPEGMVESALEFIRICEDLNYYNLCVSMKSSNPQVMVQAYRLLVEKMVAENMNYPLHLGVTEAGDGEDGRIKSAVGIGTLLEDGLGDTVRVSLTEEPEKEAPVAIALVNRYSKRVQDLLETPKREVIQLAPERATSPYESDEVNAFIGGSLVPRIIVDISNQNLKDPFILSDVGYKYDALLDKYHMGDQSVDFVFLGDSLPSFSMPGNLKQLYNYKTWLGLENKTNIHPIYTLQEYNAAETKDAAMNLIYVSNDQLESEDFAALQINKTTVFILETDHLHGMADQRQFFTNFQEIGIHAPVIIKRSYPASEFSGPIGDIMNPEEPISKIQLYAATDFGALLIDGLGSGIWLDSPATPTDKIASVSFGILQATRSRISKTEYISCPSCGRTLFDLQETTQMIRSRTNHLKGLKIGIMGCIVNGPGEMADADYGYVGAGPDKITLYRGKEVVKRNVSSAKALDELIEIIKSDGLWVEETLN, encoded by the coding sequence ATGGAAAGTAAGCATTTGATAACATTGTCGGGGGGCTATTGCAACAGCAAGACTGAATATTCTAGGTTTTTCACCCGGGAAGTTCAAATTGGGGATATCCCGATGGGAGGCAACAACCCTATTCGAATCCAAAGTATGACTACGGTTGACACGATGGATACGATGGGTTCAGTAGAGCAGACCATAAAAATGGTTGATGCCGGTTGTGAATATGTTCGCATCACTGCACCTAGTATCAAAGAAGCTGAAAACCTAGCCAATATTAGGAAGGAACTTAGAGCTCGAGGCTATACTGTTTCTTTAGTAGCAGATATCCACTTCACTCCAAATGCTGCTGAGGTTGCAGCCCGAATCGTTGAAAAAGTAAGAGTGAACCCTGGCAATTATGCCGATAAAAAGAAATTTGACCAAATCGATTATACTGACGCTGCCTATCAGGCAGAGTTGGACCGTATCTATAAAAAATTCGCCCCATTAGTAAATATCTGTAAGGAATATGGTACTGCCATGAGGATCGGCACCAATCATGGTTCTTTGTCTGACCGGATCATGAGCCGTTATGGAGATACTCCTGAAGGTATGGTTGAATCGGCATTGGAATTTATCCGTATCTGTGAGGACTTGAATTATTACAATTTATGTGTATCCATGAAATCCTCAAACCCACAGGTGATGGTACAAGCCTACCGCCTATTGGTTGAGAAAATGGTTGCAGAAAATATGAATTACCCATTGCACCTCGGTGTTACTGAAGCAGGTGACGGAGAAGATGGCCGAATAAAATCTGCAGTTGGAATAGGAACTTTACTGGAAGACGGGCTTGGAGATACCGTTCGTGTTTCTTTGACAGAAGAACCCGAAAAGGAAGCTCCAGTAGCAATAGCCTTAGTAAATAGATACAGTAAACGTGTCCAGGATTTATTGGAAACTCCAAAAAGAGAAGTTATCCAATTGGCACCAGAAAGAGCAACCAGTCCTTATGAATCGGATGAGGTGAATGCTTTTATTGGAGGATCATTGGTTCCAAGAATTATCGTTGATATTTCAAATCAAAATCTGAAAGATCCTTTTATTCTTTCTGATGTAGGGTATAAGTATGATGCGCTGTTAGACAAATATCATATGGGGGACCAATCTGTTGATTTTGTGTTCTTAGGTGATTCCCTTCCCTCCTTTTCTATGCCTGGAAACTTAAAACAGCTATATAATTATAAAACTTGGTTGGGGTTAGAAAACAAGACTAATATCCATCCGATCTACACTTTGCAGGAATACAATGCAGCAGAAACTAAAGACGCTGCGATGAACCTGATTTATGTGAGCAACGATCAATTGGAATCGGAAGATTTTGCGGCCTTGCAAATTAATAAGACTACTGTTTTTATTCTTGAAACCGACCATTTGCATGGTATGGCAGATCAAAGGCAATTCTTTACGAATTTTCAAGAGATCGGTATTCATGCTCCAGTGATCATTAAACGCAGCTATCCAGCGTCTGAGTTTTCAGGTCCTATTGGTGACATTATGAATCCGGAGGAGCCTATTTCCAAGATCCAATTGTATGCAGCCACGGATTTTGGGGCATTGCTTATTGATGGCTTGGGATCAGGGATCTGGTTGGACTCTCCAGCAACACCAACAGATAAAATTGCGTCGGTTTCCTTTGGGATTTTACAAGCGACAAGATCTAGAATTTCAAAAACAGAATACATCTCCTGTCCGAGTTGTGGTAGGACACTATTTGACCTTCAAGAAACTACACAGATGATCCGTAGCAGGACCAATCACCTGAAAGGGTTAAAGATTGGTATTATGGGTTGTATCGTAAATGGTCCCGGTGAGATGGCCGATGCAGATTATGGCTATGTGGGTGCCGGCCCCGATAAAATCACTTTATATAGAGGGAAAGAAGTGGTGAAAAGAAATGTATCCTCGGCAAAAGCATTGGATGAACTGATTGAGATCATCAAATCAGATGGTTTATGGGTTGAAGAAACCCTTAACTAA
- a CDS encoding LiaI-LiaF-like domain-containing protein, whose product MNNKIATGIWLVFAGVVFLLHNLKVIDFNFFGIINLWPLILVSIGVSMLLQGRTYGKYIVIGTNIILCGIIFYNGVTSKASVYDKLENIDFSSSDNEVSGSFAQLVSQPMPAVIESAKLTVNGGAAKYNFTTGNDSSHVMTAKTSQSTASLNLKSKGDRDVKLELNSKMKNNKYNNSLINVELNRKPIWEFEFNVGAAAIIGDFKDIRVKKLEVNSGASSLDIHLPKPNAGVSEIEVNTAASKVLLYLPKGAACQVETDALFSNNKYEDVDIVQDDYRKSKNYDQEANKYDIKVSGAANSLSILRY is encoded by the coding sequence ATGAACAATAAAATTGCAACAGGGATATGGTTGGTATTTGCAGGAGTTGTATTCTTGCTACACAATCTGAAAGTTATAGACTTCAATTTTTTCGGCATTATTAATTTATGGCCATTAATTTTGGTTTCCATCGGGGTAAGTATGTTACTGCAGGGTCGGACCTATGGAAAATATATCGTTATAGGAACCAACATCATTTTATGTGGCATAATATTCTATAATGGTGTTACCAGTAAAGCAAGTGTTTACGATAAACTTGAGAACATAGATTTTTCATCATCTGACAATGAAGTGTCGGGTTCTTTTGCTCAATTGGTTTCTCAACCCATGCCAGCGGTCATTGAATCGGCAAAACTCACAGTGAATGGTGGAGCGGCAAAATATAATTTTACGACAGGCAATGATTCCAGCCATGTTATGACAGCGAAAACATCCCAATCAACTGCTTCTTTAAATCTGAAGAGTAAAGGTGATCGCGATGTCAAGCTGGAGTTGAACAGCAAGATGAAAAACAACAAGTACAACAATAGCTTGATCAATGTTGAGTTAAACAGAAAACCGATCTGGGAGTTTGAGTTTAATGTTGGAGCGGCAGCTATTATTGGAGATTTCAAAGATATTCGTGTCAAGAAACTTGAAGTAAATTCTGGTGCAAGTTCTTTAGACATCCACCTTCCCAAACCAAATGCTGGCGTTTCAGAAATTGAGGTGAATACAGCTGCTTCGAAAGTTCTTCTATACTTACCGAAGGGTGCCGCATGCCAAGTAGAAACAGACGCTTTATTCTCTAACAATAAATACGAGGATGTTGATATTGTGCAAGATGACTACCGCAAGAGCAAAAATTACGACCAAGAAGCCAATAAATATGACATCAAGGTTTCGGGTGCGGCAAATTCATTATCGATCTTACGCTATTAA
- a CDS encoding NADH-quinone oxidoreductase subunit 5 family protein — protein MGSILVVLLPFLAFLIQAILGKRGKSGNVSLIAILLSTILSLIFVFAEVWKSTPISADYNWFTIGTHTFTIGVLLNNLTVLMQLIVCVIALPVHIYSRTYMKGDPGIHRYWMYLSLFCFSMLGLTISNNLLMMYIFWELVGFASYLLIGFWFTKESAVQANKKAFIINRIGDLGFLLGIASVYSIYGSLNLVELFGKEGLVSTLPQATAGWMTFTGICFFVGAMAKSAQFPLHVWLPDAMEGPTAVSSLIHAATMVAAGVFLISTVFPLFNETVLLFITIIGTLTALLSAYFALSQKDIKRILAFSTISQLGYMVVAVGGWSLGCCDVSPSHPCFL, from the coding sequence ATGGGAAGCATACTTGTTGTGCTTCTGCCTTTCCTTGCTTTCCTCATTCAAGCAATCCTTGGAAAAAGAGGCAAATCAGGTAATGTTTCATTGATTGCGATTCTTTTAAGCACTATTTTGAGTCTAATATTTGTCTTTGCTGAGGTATGGAAATCTACTCCTATTTCAGCTGACTACAATTGGTTTACCATAGGCACCCATACGTTTACGATAGGAGTTTTATTAAACAATCTAACTGTATTAATGCAGTTAATTGTTTGCGTTATCGCATTGCCTGTTCATATTTATTCTAGGACTTATATGAAGGGTGACCCTGGTATCCATCGGTATTGGATGTACCTGAGTTTATTTTGTTTTTCGATGTTGGGGCTGACTATTTCCAACAATCTATTAATGATGTATATCTTCTGGGAATTGGTTGGTTTTGCATCTTACCTCCTGATTGGATTTTGGTTCACGAAAGAATCAGCTGTACAAGCAAACAAAAAAGCTTTTATAATCAATAGAATTGGTGATTTAGGATTTTTATTGGGTATCGCATCAGTTTATTCTATTTATGGAAGCTTAAACTTGGTAGAACTTTTTGGCAAGGAAGGATTGGTATCAACATTACCTCAGGCAACTGCAGGTTGGATGACATTTACTGGCATCTGCTTTTTTGTTGGTGCAATGGCAAAGTCGGCTCAATTTCCCTTGCATGTTTGGCTACCAGATGCTATGGAAGGTCCCACTGCAGTTTCCTCTTTAATCCATGCTGCTACCATGGTTGCTGCCGGAGTGTTCTTAATAAGCACCGTATTTCCTCTTTTCAATGAGACTGTGCTGCTATTTATAACCATCATAGGTACCCTTACAGCATTGTTATCGGCATATTTTGCTCTCAGCCAAAAAGATATCAAACGAATTTTGGCTTTTTCCACTATTTCTCAATTAGGTTATATGGTTGTAGCGGTTGGGGGTTGGAGCTTGGGATGCTGCGATGTTTCACCTAGCCACCCATGCTTTCTTTAA
- a CDS encoding class I SAM-dependent methyltransferase codes for MNNNSQIQLLTPQHWKDYELIDCGDFEKLERFGELILIRPEPQAVWPKALGDAEWNKRYHIKFKGRSATSGDWLKKNPKTPDRWHIQYKNKDAEIKFRLGLTSFKHVGIFPEQAVNWDYISDSVKSFKNPKPKVLNLFAYTGGASLIAKAAGADTTHVDSIKQVVTWANENQELSGLTDIRWVVEDALKFVKRELKRGNTYNGIILDPPAYGHGPKGEKWKLEDHIMEMMRDVVQLLDPKEHFLILNTYSLGFSSVIVENLIKTSFPKVENLEIGELYLQATAGPKLPLGVFGKFRKIAK; via the coding sequence TTGAACAACAATTCCCAAATACAACTACTAACGCCTCAGCATTGGAAAGATTATGAATTAATCGACTGCGGGGACTTCGAAAAACTTGAACGCTTTGGAGAATTAATCCTAATTCGTCCCGAACCACAAGCTGTATGGCCAAAAGCACTTGGAGATGCGGAGTGGAACAAACGCTATCATATTAAATTCAAAGGCCGTTCGGCAACATCTGGTGATTGGTTGAAAAAAAATCCTAAAACACCAGATAGATGGCATATTCAGTATAAAAACAAAGACGCTGAAATCAAGTTCAGACTGGGACTTACCTCCTTCAAGCACGTAGGTATTTTTCCTGAACAAGCCGTAAACTGGGATTATATTTCTGATTCGGTTAAGTCTTTTAAGAACCCAAAACCGAAGGTCTTAAATCTCTTCGCTTATACTGGTGGTGCATCGCTGATTGCTAAGGCTGCTGGAGCAGATACTACACATGTCGACTCCATCAAACAAGTAGTAACTTGGGCAAATGAAAATCAAGAGCTTTCCGGATTGACAGATATACGTTGGGTAGTAGAAGATGCACTCAAATTCGTAAAGAGAGAATTGAAAAGAGGAAACACCTATAACGGTATTATCCTAGATCCTCCAGCTTATGGGCATGGTCCAAAAGGAGAAAAATGGAAACTGGAAGACCATATCATGGAAATGATGCGCGATGTCGTGCAGTTATTGGATCCTAAAGAACATTTCTTGATTCTTAACACTTATTCTTTGGGTTTCTCATCTGTGATCGTAGAAAACTTAATCAAGACTTCTTTTCCTAAAGTCGAAAACTTAGAGATCGGAGAACTATACCTTCAAGCTACCGCAGGGCCAAAATTACCATTGGGAGTATTCGGGAAATTCAGAAAAATAGCAAAATAA
- the nuoK gene encoding NADH-quinone oxidoreductase subunit NuoK encodes MITLTHFLIVSACLFCIGLYAIIAKRNAIMILVGIEFVINASILNLVAFSRYDKINYGGQIFALFAIVLAAAAVAVGLAIILNVYRKYKTINPDNITDLRD; translated from the coding sequence ATGATCACGCTTACCCATTTTCTGATTGTATCTGCGTGTTTATTTTGTATTGGTCTTTACGCCATTATAGCGAAGAGAAACGCCATTATGATTTTGGTAGGGATTGAATTTGTTATCAATGCTTCAATCTTGAATCTTGTAGCTTTCAGCCGATATGATAAAATAAACTATGGCGGACAAATATTTGCGCTTTTCGCCATTGTTTTGGCAGCAGCAGCAGTTGCAGTCGGTCTCGCCATTATTTTAAATGTCTATAGAAAATACAAAACAATCAATCCGGATAATATAACCGATTTAAGAGACTAA
- a CDS encoding 4Fe-4S binding protein, with protein sequence MLKTTIQGVATALKGLTLTVRHLFSARKKRQSLDIKKENYFDQQTGVTTVQYPREKMPIPEVARYQLDVEIDDCIVCDLCAKACPVDCITIEAIKSPEAIGKTSDGSVKRLYAAEFDIDMAKCMYCGLCTVVCPTECITMTDKYDRVTTNLADLTYSFADMTAEEIKLRKEEWTKFQAEKEAAKKK encoded by the coding sequence ATACTTAAAACGACGATACAAGGAGTGGCGACTGCCCTTAAAGGACTTACATTAACGGTGAGACACCTTTTTAGTGCCCGCAAAAAGCGTCAATCACTGGATATTAAGAAAGAGAATTATTTTGACCAACAAACTGGGGTAACGACGGTACAATATCCTAGGGAAAAAATGCCAATCCCTGAAGTCGCCAGGTACCAATTGGACGTAGAAATAGATGATTGTATTGTTTGTGATCTATGTGCGAAGGCATGTCCAGTTGACTGTATAACCATTGAGGCCATTAAATCTCCAGAGGCTATTGGCAAAACTTCTGATGGCTCAGTAAAAAGACTGTATGCTGCAGAGTTCGATATTGACATGGCAAAATGCATGTATTGTGGTCTATGTACTGTAGTATGTCCTACTGAGTGTATTACCATGACTGATAAATATGATCGTGTAACTACTAATCTTGCCGACTTAACCTATTCCTTCGCAGATATGACCGCTGAAGAAATCAAACTTCGAAAGGAAGAATGGACGAAGTTTCAAGCTGAAAAGGAGGCAGCAAAGAAAAAATAA